A genomic region of Miscanthus floridulus cultivar M001 chromosome 3, ASM1932011v1, whole genome shotgun sequence contains the following coding sequences:
- the LOC136543522 gene encoding uncharacterized protein — MGTPLFSVMLVKPGTSTALNAVKKKQPPLPPMLMLAKENRSSHPLGEIALPIQFSTIENFCTEYVNFLVANFDTAYHAILGRLALAKFMAIPHYSYLVLKMPAPGGVLTLKVPVEELEIMTLVPPRAAIKAKETKEVDLNTSDKDKTTKIGANLDPK; from the exons ATGGGGACACCACTTTTCAGCGTAATGCTCGTGAAGCCAGGAACGTCGACCGCGCTCAACGCCGTCAAGAAGAAGCAGCCGCCGCTGCCACCAATGCTAATGCTGGCGAAGGAGAACAG ATCGTCCCACCCTTTAGGCGAGATTGCTCTACCCATCCAGTTCAGCACCATCGAGAATTTTTGTACTGAGTACGTCAACTTCCTGGTGGCCAatttcgacaccgcctaccatgccattctcGGCCGTCTGgctttggccaagttcatggccataccgcactattcatatctggtgctaaagatgccagCGCCCGGAGGAGTTCTCACCCT GAAGGTACCAGTGGAGGAGCTAGAGATCATGACGCTGGTGCCACCCCGTGCTGCTATAAAGGCAAAGGAGACCAAAGAGGTGGACCTCAACACCAGCGACAAggacaagaccaccaagattgGGGCCAAcctcgatcccaaatag